One genomic window of Globicephala melas chromosome 8, mGloMel1.2, whole genome shotgun sequence includes the following:
- the NXF1 gene encoding nuclear RNA export factor 1, with translation MADEGKSYNEHDDRVGFPQRRKKGRGPFRWKYGEGNRRSGRGGFVVRSSRLEEENRDVAMSDAQDVSRVRYNPYAARPNRRGDNWHERSRIHVTVPLRRDRAPPERGGAGTSQDGTSKNWFKITIPYGRKYDKSWLLSMIQSKCSIPFTPIEFHYENTRALFFVEDASTASALKAVNYKILDRENRRISIIINSSLPPHTVQNELKPEQAEQLKLVMSKRYDGSQQALDLKGLRSDPDLVAQNIDVVLNRRSCMAATLRIIEENIPELLSLNLSNNKLYRLDDLSSIVQKAPNLKILDLSGNELKSERELDKIKGLKLEELWLDRNTLCDTFRDQSTYISAVRERFPKLLRLDGHELPPPIAFDIEAPTVLPPCKGSYFGTETLKNLVLHFLQQYYAIYDSGDRQQLLDAYHDGACCSLSIPFTPQNPARSNLAEYFKDSRNVKKLKDPTLRFRLLKHTRLNVVAFLNELPKTQHDVSSFVVDISAQTSTLLCFSVNGVFKEVDGKSRDSLRAFTRTFVAVPASNSGLCIVNDELFVRNASPDEIQRAFAMPAPTPSSSPVPTLSPEQQEMVQAFSTQSGMNLEWSQKCLQDNNWDYTRSAQAFTHLKAKGEIPEVAFIK, from the exons ATGGCGGACGAGGGGAAGTCGTACAACG AGCACGATGATCGTGTTGGTTTCcctcaaagaagaaagaaaggccgGGGCCCCTTCCGGTGGAAGTATGGTGAGGGGAACCGGAGGTCTGGAAGAGGAGGTTTCGTTGTTCGGTCTTCCCGCCTTGAGGAAGAGAACAGAGATGTGGCAATGAGCGATGCCCAGGATGTTTCCCGAGTACGATA caaCCCCTATGCTGCACGACCCAACCGTAGGGGTGATAATTGGCACGAGCGGTCTCGAATTCATGTTACTGTGCCTCTGCGGAGAGATAGAgctcctccagagaggggaggggctggcacCAGCCAGGATGGGACCTCAAAGAACTGGTTTAAGATTACA ATTCCTTATGGCAGGAAATATGACAAGTCATGGCTCCTGAGCATGATTCAGAGCAAGTGCAGCATCCCTTTCACTCCCATTGAG TTTCACTATGAAAACACACGGGCCCTGTTTTTTGTTGAGGATGCCAGTACTGCCTCTGCATTGAAGGCTGTCAACTATAAGATTTTGGATCGGGAGAACCGCAGG ATATCTATCATCATCAACTCCTCTCTTCCACCCCACACTGTGCAGAACGAACTGAAGCCAGAGCAAGCAGAGCAGCTAAAG CTGGTCATGAGCAAACGATACGATGGCTCCCAGCAAGCACTTGACCTCAAGGGCCTCCGTTCAGACCCAG ATTTGGTGGCCCAGAACATTGATGTTGTCCTGAATCGTAGAAGCTGTATGGCAGCCACCCTGCGAATCATTGAAGAGAACATCCCTGAG CTGTTGTCCTTGAACTTGAGCAATAACAAGCTGTACAGGCTGGATGACTTGTCCAGCATTGTGCAGAAAGCACCCAATCTAAAGATCCTCGATCTTTCTGGAAATGAG CTAAAGTCTGAGCGGGAGTTGGACAAGATAAAAGGGCTGAAGCTAGAAGAGCTGTGGCTTGACAGAAACACCCTGTGTGATACCTTTCGAGACCAGTCCACCTACATCAG CGCCGTTCGAGAGCGATTTCCCAAATTATTACGCCTG GACGGCCATGAGTTACCCCCACCGATTGCCTTTGACATTGAAGCCCCCACAGTGTTACCTCCCTGCAAG GGAAGCTACTTTGGAACAGAGACCCTGAAGAATCTGGTCCTGCACTTCTTGCAGCA GTACTATGCGATATATGACTCCGGAGACCGGCAGCAGCTCCTGGATGCCTACCACGATGGGGCCTGCTGCTCTCTGAGTATTCCTTTCACCCCCCAGAACCCTGCCCG AAGCAACTTAGCTGAGTACTTCAAAGATAGTAGGAATGTGAAGAAGCTTAAAGACCCTA ccCTGCGGTTCCGGCTGCTAAAGCACACAcgtctcaatgttgtggccttcCTCAATGAGTTGCCCAAAACTCAGCATGACGTCAGTTCCTTCGTGGTAGACATAAGCGCCCAGACA AGCACgttgctgtgtttttctgtcaatGGGGTCTTCAAAGAAG TGGATGGAAAATCTCGGGACTCTTTGCGAGCCTTTACCCGGACATTCGTCGCTGTTCCTGCCAGCAATTCAGG GTTGTGCATCGTAAATGATGAGCTATTTGTGCGGAATGCCAGTCCTGATGAGATCCAAAGAGCCTTTGCCATGCCTGCACCCACACCTTCTTCCAGCCCAGtgcccaccctctccccagagcAGCAGGAAATGGTGCAGGCATTCTCTACCCAGTCTGGCATGAACCTTGAGTGGTCCCAGAA GTGCCTTCAGGACAACAACTGGGACTACACCAGATCTGCCCAGGCCTTTACTCATCTCAAG gCCAAGGGCGAGATCCCAGAAGTGGCATTCATAAAGTAA
- the TMEM223 gene encoding transmembrane protein 223 — MAALGRRCRVRLFLTLQSLAARRALHDVGPPRDVLLFEHEGGRFFAVLGLFCAGQGVFWASLAIAALARPPASTRPPDAESPGRGRLDLRSALWRYGLAVGCGAIGTLVLGAGLLFSFRSVRSVMLQAGGKQVTLTTHAPFGWGAHFTVPLNQVSCMAHRGEVPAMLPLKVKGRRFYFLLDKAGHFPNTKLFDNTVGAYRSL; from the exons ATGGCGGCTCTCGGGCGGCGGTGCCGTGTGCGGTTGTTCTTAACGCTGCAGTCGCTTGCCGCGCGCAGGGCTCTGCATGACGTGGGCCCGCCACGGGACGTGCTGCTCTTCGAGCACGAAGGAGGTCGCTTCTTCGCCGTCCTCGGGCTGTTCTGCGCTGGCCAGGGCgtcttctgggcttccctagcCATTGCCGCCTTGGCCCGCCCGCCGGCCTCCACTCGGCCTCCAGACGCCGAGTCCCCAGGCCGCGGCCGCCTGGACCTGCGCTCCGCGCTCTGGCGCTACGGCCTTGCCGTCGGCTGCGGCGCCATCG GTACTCTGGTACTTGGTGCtggtcttctcttttccttccgcTCTGTGCGCTCAGTGATGCTACAGGCTGGAGGGAAGCAAGTGACCCTCACCACTCATGCCCCCTTTGGCTGGGGTGCCCATTTTACAGTTCCCTTGAACCAAGTATCCTGCATGGCCCACCGGGGTGAAGTCCCTGCCATGTTGCCTCTGAAGGTCAAAGGCCGACGATTCTACTTCCTCTTGGACAAAGCTGGACACTTCCCCAACACGAAACTCTTTGACAACACTGTGGGTGCCTACCGTAGCTTGTGA
- the TMEM179B gene encoding transmembrane protein 179B isoform X1 has translation MALPWLQRVELVFFATAFVCGAVAAAALTRTQVGLRDGAGISARGETRTCEATLKRFVFHNYRLFPDPSGHSLQGSFRGSCPLYGVAALNGSSLALSRPSAPSLCYFVAGASGLLALYCLLLLLFWVYSSCIEDSHRGPIGLRIALAISAIAIFLVLVSACILRFGTSSLCKSIISLNITSCSDAQKTPWIPPGTALQFYSNLHNAETSSWVNLVLWCVVLVLQVMQWKSEATPYRPLERGDPVWSSETDALVGPRLSHS, from the exons ATGGCTCTCCCTTGGCTGCAGCGCGTCGAGCTCGTGTTCTTTGCTACCGCCTTCGTGTGCGGAGCCGTGGCGGCCGCGGCACTGACTCGGACCCAGGTGGGGCTGCGGGACGGGGCCGG GATTTCTGCACGAGGGGAGACCAGAACTTGTGAGGCAACTCTGAAGCGCTTTGTATTTCATAACTACCGCCTATTTCCTGATCCTTCTGGCCACTCACTGCAG GGCTCCTTCAGGGGCAGCTGTCCCCTGTATGGTGTGGCTGCCCTGAATGGCTCCTCCCTGGCCTTGTCCCGACCCTCGGCCCCATCTCTCTGCTACTTTGTGGCTGGGGCCTCTGGCCTGCTGGCCCTCTACTGTCTCCTGCTTCTGCTCTTCTGGGTCTACAGCAGCTGCATCGAGGATTCCCACAG AGGCCCGATAGGGCTCCGCATTGCACTGGCCATCTCAGCTATAGCCATCTTCCTGGTCTTAGTGTCTGCCTGCATCCTTCGATTTGGCACCAGTTCCCTCTGCAAATCCATCATCTCCCTGAACATAACTAG CTGCTCTGATGCCCAGAAAACTCCATGGATACCCCCTGGAACCGCTCTGCAGTTCTACTCCAACCTACACAATGCTGAA ACCTCTTCTTGGGTGAATCTGGTATTGTGGTGTgtggtcttggtgctccaggtcATGCAGTGGAAGTCTGAAGCCACCCCATACCGGCCTCTGGAGAGGGGGGACCCTGTGTGGAGCTCTGAGACAGATGCTCTTGTTGGGCCACGCCTTTCCCATTCCTGA
- the TMEM179B gene encoding transmembrane protein 179B isoform X2: MALPWLQRVELVFFATAFVCGAVAAAALTRTQGSFRGSCPLYGVAALNGSSLALSRPSAPSLCYFVAGASGLLALYCLLLLLFWVYSSCIEDSHRGPIGLRIALAISAIAIFLVLVSACILRFGTSSLCKSIISLNITSCSDAQKTPWIPPGTALQFYSNLHNAETSSWVNLVLWCVVLVLQVMQWKSEATPYRPLERGDPVWSSETDALVGPRLSHS, translated from the exons ATGGCTCTCCCTTGGCTGCAGCGCGTCGAGCTCGTGTTCTTTGCTACCGCCTTCGTGTGCGGAGCCGTGGCGGCCGCGGCACTGACTCGGACCCAG GGCTCCTTCAGGGGCAGCTGTCCCCTGTATGGTGTGGCTGCCCTGAATGGCTCCTCCCTGGCCTTGTCCCGACCCTCGGCCCCATCTCTCTGCTACTTTGTGGCTGGGGCCTCTGGCCTGCTGGCCCTCTACTGTCTCCTGCTTCTGCTCTTCTGGGTCTACAGCAGCTGCATCGAGGATTCCCACAG AGGCCCGATAGGGCTCCGCATTGCACTGGCCATCTCAGCTATAGCCATCTTCCTGGTCTTAGTGTCTGCCTGCATCCTTCGATTTGGCACCAGTTCCCTCTGCAAATCCATCATCTCCCTGAACATAACTAG CTGCTCTGATGCCCAGAAAACTCCATGGATACCCCCTGGAACCGCTCTGCAGTTCTACTCCAACCTACACAATGCTGAA ACCTCTTCTTGGGTGAATCTGGTATTGTGGTGTgtggtcttggtgctccaggtcATGCAGTGGAAGTCTGAAGCCACCCCATACCGGCCTCTGGAGAGGGGGGACCCTGTGTGGAGCTCTGAGACAGATGCTCTTGTTGGGCCACGCCTTTCCCATTCCTGA